Genomic DNA from uncultured Desulfuromusa sp.:
AATAAATTTTTCCATTCCCAAATATTGAAGCTGTTGTTCTAATTCACGGTCAATCTCTTTTGGCCCAAGCTTTATGGTCAGATCCTGTGCAATTTCATCACTTGAGTCTCCAGGCATCTCCTTCTGCTGTAGCGACTGCCGTAATTTTATGCGATCACCCGGGGACATTTTGTGGATTTTGCTTGGCCGCATCCCGAGAAGTTGCAAACTCTTGATAACTCGCAACTCTTCGACCTGATCCACGGGATAGCACCTATGGCCCCGACTGTCTCTCCCTGGCTTCGGAAAACCATAACGACGCTCCCAGACACGGAGCGTATCTACTCCGATGCCAACTTCCTGGCTGAGTTTTTGAATATTAATCATATTTTGTCCTAGACAAAAGTTTAGTTACCTGTATATTATAATATAAAACTGATTTTATCAAGGCAAATCTACACAGATCATGAAAGGATTTTTTCCATGGATAAAAAACTTGAGCAGCTTTTTTATGCGGCCATGGGTGGAGCATTAGCAGTTAAAGAAAAGATCGAGACCACCGGTGAAGAGATTCACTCCCAGCATGAAAAAAATGCAGAGAATGCACGAACATTTATCGACGAGATGGCCCAACGTGGTGAGCAAGAAAAGCAACAGCTAAGGGACATGCTCAAAGATACCCTCAAAGAAATTATCGATGAATTAGATCTGGCAACGAAAGATGACCTGGAAAGATTAAAACAACAACTGCACAAACCATCGTGACATTAATGCTTACAACTGCCCGAGAGATGTTTACAAAGGAGTCCTGAAATGAATTTTGTTGAAGAAGTAACCAAAGATATTGTTCCGAATACCTTTACTGCTTTTGCCGAGCAGATAGAGAGCGATCCAAAGGGCACATTGCAGCATGTTGAGGGTGTCCTTAAATCACTCTATGTCCGTTACGGAAACGACTGGACAGGCAGGGGAATTGTCGGAGACAGCACGCAGGAAGCAGCTATTGCCGGACTGGAAGCCGTTCGTGTGGAATGCCTTACAAGAATAGAGAATGGAAAGAAACAATGAAAATTGCCGTCATTGGTGCTGGCCTCGCAGGCCTGACCGCTGCAAAACAATTACACTCTGCAGGTGCAGAAGTGACAGTTTTTGATAAAAGTAAAGGGACGGGTGGACGCTTATCAAGTCGCTCTTTTGCAGGAGGGTGGATTGACCATGGCGCCCCTTATGTATCACTGGAAAGTGACCAATTTTCAAGCTTTCTCAAGCAGAACATGTCCATCGCCGGGGTTACGGATTTACAGAAAACACTCAGGGACAAGCATGCCTGTGGGACAAAACCTGCAACTGGGTGTCTATGATGACTGGTTCCTGGGACGGACCATCGAAGATGCCTCGCGTAGCTGACACAGGTTAGTACTGGAGATTCTCAGGGATAAACCGGAGGGATGGTCTTGCGGATTGACACCCCAAGAGACCTCTCACCGAAAAGGGGAAGAACCTTATGATTGGTTTTTATCTGAAACTTTACCTGCTGACCGTTCCGGTATTTTTTGCCATTGACTTGCTCTGGCTAGGAGTTGTGGCGAAGAATTTTTACCAGAATAACCTCTCAACATTTCTCAGTCCAGCGGTCAACTGGCCCGCAGCACTGGCTTTTTACTTTATCTACATCGCCGGAATTATCCTCTTTGCGGTCAGGCCGGGACTGGATGCAGAGTCACTTGGCAGGGCAGCAATCTGGGGAGCATTATTTGGTTTTTTCACTTATGCGACCTACGATTTAACCAACCTGGCCACCCTGCGCGACTGGCCACTAAAGGTTGTTTTTGTTGATATTGCCTGGGGAACCCTGCTTTGTACTTTGGTTGCCAGCGGCAGTTATCTGCTCGGTCGCTGGCTCAGCTAGTTTAAGCATCGGAGTTGATGATGAAATTGACAACCCTGGCTTGTAGCCTCTTTATGCTGTTTGGATGTTCCAGTGCACCCAAAGGGGTCACTCCTATCGCCACCTTTGATCTCGATCGCTATCTGGGAACCTGGTACGAGATTGCCCGCCTGGACCACCGCTTCGAGCGTAGTCTCAGCCACGTTTCTGCAACCTATAGCAGCCGAGCAGATGGAGGGATTGATGTCCTTAACCGGGGCTATGACAAAAAAACTGGTGAGTGGAAAGAAGCAAATGGTCGGGCCTACTTTCTGGAATCACCACAAAAAGGAAGTTTAAAAGTGACTTTCTTCTGGCCTTTTTATGCGGGTTACCATGTCATCGCACTAGATCAGCAAAATTATTCATATGCTCTTGTCAGTGGGCCGGATCGAGACTACCTGTGGCTGTTATCACGGACTCCAAAGCTGGAGGAATCCATAACCCAGAGTCTGGTGAAAAAAGCCGCGGCTCTCGGTTTTGATACCAGCAACCTGATTTTTGTTGAACAGCAAAGAGATGGAAAAGCCCCTGGCTGAACCGTTGACGGGAAAGAGCTTAGCATTATGAATGTTTTCCTTTTCGCCATAATCCTGTTGCTCATTTTTATGACTCTGGTCTTCTTTGTTGCTCTCTGGCGCAAAGACAACAGCATTGTTGATATCGCCTACGGTCTGGCTTTTGTGCTGGTCAGCTGGACGGGATTTCTCAGTTACGGTAGCAGTCACTCACGGCAGTTTTTGCTTTTGACACTAATCACCATCTGGGGCCTCCGCCTGGCAACTCATATATCCCTGCGCAAGAGAAGAGAAGATGGCGAAGACCCCCGCTACCGGCAATGGCGTGAGAGCTGGGGAAAAACCTTTATCTGGCGCAGTTTTCTACAGATTTTCATGCTCCAGGGAACAATCATATTTCTGGTGTCGTTACCGATTCTTCTAGTCATCAACAAACCAGGTGGTGAGCTTGGCACGCTTGACCTCCTCGGACTCTTGATCTGGCTGATCGGTTTTACCTTTGAAGCCGTTGGTGACTGGCAGCTATTACGCTTCAAGCAAAGTTCTGCCAACCGCGGAAGGATTATACAGTCGGGACTCTGGCGCTACACTCGCCATCCTAACTACTTTGGAGAAGCGACGCTCTGGTGGGGAATCATGCTGATTGCCCTCAATTCTCCAAGTGGTTGGTTAGCTGTCATCAGCCCCCTGTTAATAAATTTTCTGTTGTTGAAAGTGTCCGGAATTCCGATGCTCGAATCCAAGTATCAAGGCAATGCAGAGTTTGCAGCGTACAAAAATAGAACCAATGCATTTTTCCCCTGGATGCCAAAACCAAAAGGTGAGTAAGTTA
This window encodes:
- a CDS encoding FAD-dependent oxidoreductase — its product is MKIAVIGAGLAGLTAAKQLHSAGAEVTVFDKSKGTGGRLSSRSFAGGWIDHGAPYVSLESDQFSSFLKQNMSIAGVTDLQKTLRDKHACGTKPATGCL
- a CDS encoding DUF2177 family protein — translated: MIGFYLKLYLLTVPVFFAIDLLWLGVVAKNFYQNNLSTFLSPAVNWPAALAFYFIYIAGIILFAVRPGLDAESLGRAAIWGALFGFFTYATYDLTNLATLRDWPLKVVFVDIAWGTLLCTLVASGSYLLGRWLS
- a CDS encoding lipocalin family protein — translated: MKLTTLACSLFMLFGCSSAPKGVTPIATFDLDRYLGTWYEIARLDHRFERSLSHVSATYSSRADGGIDVLNRGYDKKTGEWKEANGRAYFLESPQKGSLKVTFFWPFYAGYHVIALDQQNYSYALVSGPDRDYLWLLSRTPKLEESITQSLVKKAAALGFDTSNLIFVEQQRDGKAPG
- a CDS encoding DUF1295 domain-containing protein codes for the protein MNVFLFAIILLLIFMTLVFFVALWRKDNSIVDIAYGLAFVLVSWTGFLSYGSSHSRQFLLLTLITIWGLRLATHISLRKRREDGEDPRYRQWRESWGKTFIWRSFLQIFMLQGTIIFLVSLPILLVINKPGGELGTLDLLGLLIWLIGFTFEAVGDWQLLRFKQSSANRGRIIQSGLWRYTRHPNYFGEATLWWGIMLIALNSPSGWLAVISPLLINFLLLKVSGIPMLESKYQGNAEFAAYKNRTNAFFPWMPKPKGE